In Acanthochromis polyacanthus isolate Apoly-LR-REF ecotype Palm Island chromosome 15, KAUST_Apoly_ChrSc, whole genome shotgun sequence, a single genomic region encodes these proteins:
- the LOC127537408 gene encoding uncharacterized protein LOC127537408 isoform X1, translating to MGDFFNKMKTDVFASAAGDVAGNVLGAVTGGDKKEGEGDGVAGTLVNAITGGGGDGVAGTLVNAITGGGEGDGVAGTLVNAITGGGGDGVVDNVLGAITGGDKKEGEGEGGLDVPKLLKGFI from the exons ATGGGtgacttttttaacaaaatgaagacagatgTTTTTGCATCGGCAGCAG GTGATGTGGCAGGCAATGTCTTGGGTGCCGTCACTGGAGGAGACAAGAAGGAAGGGGAGGGAG ATGGTGTGGCAGGCACCTTGGTGAACGCCAttactggaggaggaggag ATGGTGTGGCAGGCACCTTGGTGAACGCCATtactggaggaggagaaggag ATGGTGTGGCAGGCACCTTGGTGAACGCCAttactggaggaggaggag ATGGTGTGGTAGACAACGTGTTGGGTGCCATCACTGGAGGAGACAAGAAGGAAGGGGAAGGGGAGGGAG GTCTGGATGTGCCGAAACTTCTGAAGGGATTCATTTAA
- the LOC127537408 gene encoding uncharacterized protein LOC127537408 isoform X3 produces MGDFFNKMKTDVFASAAGDVAGNVLGAVTGGDKKEGEGDGVAGTLVNAITGGGGDGVAGTLVNAITGGGGDGVVDNVLGAITGGDKKEGEGEGGLDVPKLLKGFI; encoded by the exons ATGGGtgacttttttaacaaaatgaagacagatgTTTTTGCATCGGCAGCAG GTGATGTGGCAGGCAATGTCTTGGGTGCCGTCACTGGAGGAGACAAGAAGGAAGGGGAGGGAG ATGGTGTGGCAGGCACCTTGGTGAACGCCAttactggaggaggaggag ATGGTGTGGCAGGCACCTTGGTGAACGCCAttactggaggaggaggag ATGGTGTGGTAGACAACGTGTTGGGTGCCATCACTGGAGGAGACAAGAAGGAAGGGGAAGGGGAGGGAG GTCTGGATGTGCCGAAACTTCTGAAGGGATTCATTTAA
- the LOC127537408 gene encoding uncharacterized protein LOC127537408 isoform X2 yields MGDFFNKMKTDVFASAAGDVAGNVLGAVTGGDKKEGEGDGVAGTLVNAITGGGEGDGVAGTLVNAITGGGGDGVVDNVLGAITGGDKKEGEGEGGLDVPKLLKGFI; encoded by the exons ATGGGtgacttttttaacaaaatgaagacagatgTTTTTGCATCGGCAGCAG GTGATGTGGCAGGCAATGTCTTGGGTGCCGTCACTGGAGGAGACAAGAAGGAAGGGGAGGGAG ATGGTGTGGCAGGCACCTTGGTGAACGCCATtactggaggaggagaaggag ATGGTGTGGCAGGCACCTTGGTGAACGCCAttactggaggaggaggag ATGGTGTGGTAGACAACGTGTTGGGTGCCATCACTGGAGGAGACAAGAAGGAAGGGGAAGGGGAGGGAG GTCTGGATGTGCCGAAACTTCTGAAGGGATTCATTTAA